In Microbacterium pumilum, the following proteins share a genomic window:
- a CDS encoding ROK family transcriptional regulator, whose amino-acid sequence MTAVDPGTPTWLRTHNDRTAFRLLLEHGPLSRSKLGKLSGLSKPTAGAMILRLERVGLIEAMGEIAATRGPNATVYGVRRDVMTGVAISILADTIEAVLTDPVDSDRPVVVLPVAGADRSPENDINSAIDAACAAAGVARSSVSVVAVGVQAAVDVAADELSFTDTLPGWPQTGARQRIEQATGMTVILDNDVNLAAMAERALGVTKDATSFAYFWIGEGLGVGLDIDGQIQRGTSGSAGEIGYLEVPRSAASIDPAAADFTDLLGGPAIAALMGSPGERLRAVLDHVEADDPLWGSVADRVALALAPIVALLDPASIVLGGPTGVAGGGRLASLVQHRIDAVQYPRPDVRGARPHIAVRASTTGSESILLGARQVLVAHIRARLEAAIVA is encoded by the coding sequence GCGTTCCGGCTGCTGCTCGAGCACGGCCCGCTGAGCCGATCGAAGCTTGGCAAGCTCTCGGGCCTGTCGAAGCCGACTGCCGGAGCGATGATCCTGCGGCTCGAGCGGGTCGGGCTCATCGAGGCGATGGGCGAGATCGCCGCGACGCGCGGCCCCAACGCGACGGTCTACGGCGTGCGCCGAGACGTCATGACCGGGGTCGCCATCAGCATCCTCGCCGACACGATCGAGGCTGTGCTGACCGACCCCGTCGACTCCGATCGTCCCGTGGTCGTGCTGCCGGTCGCCGGTGCCGATCGCTCCCCCGAGAACGACATCAACTCCGCGATCGACGCGGCGTGCGCGGCCGCGGGCGTCGCGCGTTCGTCGGTGAGCGTCGTCGCCGTGGGTGTGCAGGCGGCGGTGGATGTCGCGGCCGACGAGCTCTCGTTCACTGACACGCTGCCCGGCTGGCCGCAGACAGGTGCGAGACAGCGCATCGAGCAGGCGACCGGAATGACCGTCATCCTCGACAACGACGTCAACCTGGCCGCGATGGCCGAGCGCGCCCTCGGGGTGACCAAGGATGCGACGAGCTTCGCCTACTTCTGGATCGGCGAGGGCCTCGGAGTCGGCCTCGACATCGACGGCCAGATCCAGCGGGGAACGTCGGGCAGCGCGGGCGAGATCGGATACCTCGAGGTTCCCCGATCAGCGGCGAGCATCGATCCCGCCGCCGCGGACTTCACCGACCTGCTCGGTGGTCCGGCGATCGCCGCGCTGATGGGGTCGCCCGGCGAGCGGCTGCGTGCCGTGCTCGACCATGTCGAGGCGGACGACCCGCTGTGGGGGTCGGTCGCAGACCGCGTGGCGCTCGCGCTGGCGCCGATCGTCGCGCTACTCGACCCCGCGTCCATCGTGCTCGGCGGCCCGACCGGCGTCGCCGGCGGGGGCCGGCTCGCATCGCTGGTGCAGCACCGCATCGACGCCGTGCAGTACCCGAGGCCCGACGTGCGCGGAGCACGTCCGCACATCGCCGTGCGCGCCAGCACGACGGGCAGTGAGTCGATCCTGCTCGGTGCACGCCAAGTGCTCGTCGCGCACATCCGCGCCCGGCTCGAGGCGGCGATCGTCGCATGA
- a CDS encoding 6-phospho-beta-glucosidase produces MKLAIVGGGSTYTPELIDGFARYRDILPLEEVALVDPDPRRLELVGGMVRRMLARAGHPARVVTTSDVREGVTGADAVLIQLRVGGQDARHADETWPHEVGCIGQETTGPGGFAKALRTVPVVLRIADEVRAHAAPGAWIIDFTNPVGIVTRALLQAGHRAVGLCNVAIGFQRRFAAMLGVDPDEVALGHVGLNHLTWERSVSVAGRDILPELLRDRLGDLADDVHASPSLLTQLGVVPSYYLRYFYAHDLVLAEQLAEPSRAEAVRAIENELLTMYADPSVDQKPEALERRGGAFYSEAAIELLAAIRGADAPARVVNLRNGGVLPFLPDDHVIEVPARYVDGVFVAEPVAALDDDIRGLVSTVAGYERLALDAAVQGGRDRVVRAMRAHPLVLQHDRAERLTDLLLHENRGFLEWAR; encoded by the coding sequence ATGAAGCTCGCCATCGTCGGCGGCGGCTCGACCTACACGCCCGAGCTGATCGACGGGTTCGCGCGGTATCGCGACATCCTGCCGCTCGAGGAGGTCGCGCTCGTCGACCCCGATCCGCGACGCCTCGAACTCGTGGGCGGAATGGTGCGCAGGATGCTGGCCCGAGCGGGGCACCCGGCGCGGGTGGTCACGACGAGCGATGTGCGGGAGGGGGTCACCGGCGCGGATGCCGTCCTCATCCAGCTGCGGGTCGGCGGACAGGATGCTCGGCACGCCGATGAGACCTGGCCTCACGAGGTGGGCTGCATCGGGCAGGAGACGACGGGTCCCGGCGGGTTCGCGAAGGCCCTGCGCACCGTGCCCGTCGTGCTCCGCATCGCCGACGAGGTGCGTGCGCACGCCGCACCGGGAGCGTGGATCATCGACTTCACGAACCCGGTCGGCATCGTCACCCGCGCCCTGCTGCAGGCTGGGCATCGGGCGGTCGGGCTGTGCAACGTGGCCATCGGCTTCCAGCGGCGCTTCGCGGCGATGCTCGGCGTCGACCCGGACGAGGTCGCCCTGGGTCATGTGGGCCTCAACCACCTCACGTGGGAACGCAGCGTCTCGGTCGCGGGGCGCGACATCCTGCCCGAACTGCTGCGCGATCGACTCGGTGACCTCGCCGACGACGTGCACGCATCGCCCTCGCTGCTGACCCAGCTCGGCGTCGTGCCGTCGTACTATCTGCGGTACTTCTACGCTCACGATCTCGTGTTGGCGGAGCAGCTGGCGGAACCCTCGCGCGCCGAAGCGGTCCGAGCGATCGAGAACGAGCTGCTCACGATGTACGCGGACCCGTCTGTCGATCAGAAGCCCGAGGCGCTCGAGCGACGCGGCGGCGCGTTCTACTCCGAGGCCGCCATCGAACTGCTCGCGGCGATTCGAGGGGCCGACGCGCCGGCGCGTGTCGTGAACCTCCGCAACGGCGGTGTGCTGCCCTTCCTCCCCGACGACCACGTGATCGAGGTGCCGGCCCGGTACGTCGACGGCGTGTTCGTCGCCGAGCCCGTCGCCGCGCTGGATGACGACATCCGGGGACTCGTGTCGACGGTCGCGGGATACGAGCGGCTCGCTCTCGACGCTGCGGTCCAGGGCGGTCGTGACCGGGTCGTACGCGCGATGCGCGCGCACCCGCTGGTGCTGCAGCACGATCGCGCCGAGCGGCTCACCGACCTTCTGCTGCACGAGAACAGGGGGTTCCTGGAGTGGGCGCGGTGA
- a CDS encoding N-acetylglucosamine kinase, giving the protein MTGPTSTEVIVAVDGGGMKTDAVALTMGGRVIARRRGPGSSPHFEGLARSVEIVDELVRDVTGDAAVRHVDLYLSGLDLPIEIERYRAAVAALPWARGGLVIDNDLFALLRAGTDEPDAVAIVCGSGINAVGVRGDGAVVRFPSLGPLSGDWGGGSGLGPEALWHAARDVDGRGERTSLTSAICAELGVGAIAELIEQLHFGERDQADLYALAPVIFAEASAGDAVARRLVDRQADEIIAFVRAIVHRLELASHAFPIVLGGSILQGGHAMLDERIAAGISSVAPHARIVRPDAPPILGAAIAAALHAGVPHDAVSRVRSEFAGEGAPTPV; this is encoded by the coding sequence GTGACCGGTCCGACGTCTACCGAGGTGATCGTCGCCGTCGACGGCGGGGGGATGAAGACGGATGCCGTCGCCCTGACGATGGGCGGCCGGGTCATCGCGCGCCGGCGCGGCCCCGGCAGCAGCCCGCACTTCGAAGGGCTCGCACGATCGGTCGAGATCGTGGACGAGCTCGTGCGCGACGTCACCGGCGACGCCGCCGTCCGGCATGTCGACCTCTACCTGTCCGGGCTCGACCTGCCCATCGAGATCGAGCGATACCGGGCCGCTGTCGCCGCGCTGCCGTGGGCGCGGGGCGGCCTCGTCATCGACAACGACCTCTTCGCACTGCTGCGAGCGGGCACCGACGAGCCGGATGCGGTCGCGATCGTGTGCGGCAGCGGCATCAACGCGGTGGGCGTGCGCGGCGACGGCGCGGTCGTCCGGTTTCCGTCACTCGGCCCTCTCTCGGGTGATTGGGGAGGTGGCTCGGGGCTCGGTCCCGAGGCGCTGTGGCACGCGGCGCGGGATGTCGACGGCCGCGGCGAGCGCACGAGCCTGACCTCGGCGATCTGCGCGGAGCTCGGCGTGGGCGCGATCGCGGAGCTGATAGAACAGCTGCACTTCGGAGAGCGTGACCAGGCCGACCTCTACGCCCTCGCACCGGTCATCTTCGCCGAGGCGTCGGCGGGGGATGCCGTGGCCCGCCGGCTTGTGGACCGCCAGGCCGACGAGATCATCGCGTTCGTCCGCGCCATCGTCCATCGCCTCGAGCTCGCTTCGCACGCATTCCCGATCGTGCTCGGTGGCAGCATCCTGCAGGGAGGCCACGCCATGCTCGACGAGCGCATCGCCGCCGGGATCTCGTCTGTTGCGCCGCATGCGCGGATCGTGCGGCCGGATGCGCCGCCGATCCTCGGCGCCGCGATCGCGGCTGCCCTGCATGCCGGGGTTCCGCACGACGCGGTTTCGCGGGTGCGGAGCGAATTCGCCGGCGAGGGTGCACCCACGCCGGTGTGA
- a CDS encoding energy-coupling factor transporter transmembrane component T: MTAGGPVLAGQKPAVGFDPYADHVTASSIRFLYALNPLAKLAAPLPAMALLVFVRDAATPAAFLALSYAILLVGVSFTRRLVILLIAIPLAAAAIGLGFALWTDPAKVDQSVVIWQIGSWMLYGGALEVGLATGLRIAAIVALALIAGMSTTGPDAVRASVQQLRVPYRIGYTALAAFRFVPRFGYELEVIRQAHRVRGTHGGRGPFSAVGRWFGYVVPLMAGAIRHAERVALAMDARAFGAYPDRTERHLVPFRARDVVFIGSFLIASAAIFTVLFPWGL, encoded by the coding sequence ATGACCGCCGGCGGACCCGTCCTCGCCGGACAGAAGCCGGCCGTGGGCTTCGATCCCTACGCCGACCATGTGACGGCGTCATCCATTCGCTTCCTGTACGCCCTCAACCCTCTCGCCAAACTTGCCGCACCGCTGCCCGCAATGGCGCTGCTGGTCTTCGTGCGAGACGCCGCGACTCCCGCCGCGTTCCTCGCGTTGAGCTACGCGATCCTTCTCGTCGGGGTCAGCTTCACCCGGCGCCTCGTCATCCTCCTCATCGCGATCCCGCTCGCGGCCGCGGCCATCGGCCTCGGCTTCGCACTCTGGACCGACCCGGCGAAGGTCGACCAGTCCGTCGTGATCTGGCAGATCGGGTCGTGGATGCTGTACGGGGGGGCGCTCGAGGTGGGCCTCGCAACGGGCCTCCGCATCGCGGCGATCGTCGCTCTTGCACTCATCGCGGGAATGTCGACGACCGGACCGGATGCGGTGCGCGCATCCGTGCAGCAGCTCCGGGTGCCCTACCGCATCGGGTACACGGCCCTTGCGGCATTCCGGTTCGTGCCGCGCTTCGGGTACGAGCTCGAGGTCATCCGACAGGCGCATCGCGTGCGGGGGACCCACGGTGGGCGCGGTCCCTTCTCAGCGGTCGGCCGATGGTTCGGATATGTCGTTCCACTCATGGCGGGCGCCATCCGCCATGCCGAACGCGTCGCACTCGCGATGGACGCGCGCGCTTTCGGTGCGTATCCCGACCGCACCGAGCGGCACCTCGTGCCGTTCCGCGCTCGGGACGTGGTATTCATCGGCTCGTTCCTGATCGCCTCTGCCGCGATCTTCACCGTCCTGTTCCCTTGGGGGCTGTGA
- a CDS encoding energy-coupling factor transporter ATPase, giving the protein MTALERDPAAAPAAGAASGTPLLQVRNLAVTHDGETTPTPASVTFDIAAGEVVLLLGPSGSGKSTLALALNGLIPHALPAEVSGRVEVGGDDTVRTSVAELSRRVAMVFQDPDAQLVTGTLLDEVAFGPENLRMPVADVLARAESALRRVGLWERRGENPDRLSGGGRQRLAIACALAMGSPLLVLDEPTANLDPRGIEEVYEALAELIAEGDRAVLLVEHNLDAAAGFVDRVVVLDQQGCLAADGSVDEVLRLRADELHAMGVWLPVSALAALRLRRAGFTLDPLPLTPAELHEALDAEAGPAASPATLRRAQGPQAIAEPRAVAQRQPVAQLQAAAEPQPVAAPVEASVPTNTETPLAALIEVRDLTLRRGRTTVLHDVELTVRQGEFAAVVGANGAGKTTLVQAIAGVIPPPRGTVRIGDLDVSRADSRTLSSRIGFVFQNPEHQFIAHTVFDEVAHGLRLQHLAEDEVRERTVALLDRFGIADKASSHPFLLSGGQKRRLSVGTALVTGAPVLVLDEPTFGQDRARADELLALLRELNDEGTTILVVTHDMQLVAEYAARTIVMADGRVVRAGATADVFADDELIEGAGLRPPPLRRALRGLHRHPELARIARLADLPVASPGGSP; this is encoded by the coding sequence GTGACCGCACTCGAGCGCGACCCCGCTGCCGCGCCGGCGGCCGGCGCCGCATCCGGCACCCCGCTGCTGCAGGTGCGGAACCTCGCGGTCACTCACGACGGCGAGACCACGCCGACTCCGGCATCCGTCACCTTCGACATCGCCGCGGGCGAGGTCGTGCTGCTGCTGGGCCCGAGCGGGTCGGGCAAGTCGACGCTCGCCCTCGCGCTGAACGGACTCATCCCGCATGCCCTGCCGGCCGAGGTCTCGGGGCGCGTCGAGGTCGGCGGCGACGACACCGTCCGCACCTCGGTCGCCGAACTCAGCCGGCGGGTCGCCATGGTGTTCCAGGACCCCGATGCGCAGCTCGTGACGGGGACGCTCCTGGATGAGGTCGCCTTCGGACCCGAGAACCTGCGGATGCCGGTGGCGGACGTGCTGGCTCGTGCCGAGTCTGCGCTGCGCCGGGTGGGGCTGTGGGAGCGCCGCGGCGAGAATCCCGATCGCCTCTCGGGCGGTGGAAGGCAGCGACTCGCGATCGCCTGCGCGCTCGCCATGGGTTCGCCGCTGCTCGTGCTCGATGAGCCGACCGCCAACCTCGACCCCCGCGGCATCGAGGAGGTCTATGAGGCGCTCGCCGAGCTCATCGCCGAGGGGGATCGGGCGGTGCTGCTCGTCGAGCACAACCTCGACGCGGCTGCCGGCTTCGTCGACCGCGTCGTCGTGCTCGATCAGCAGGGATGCCTGGCCGCCGACGGCTCGGTCGACGAGGTGCTGCGACTGCGGGCCGATGAACTGCACGCGATGGGCGTCTGGCTGCCCGTGTCCGCACTCGCGGCGCTGCGCCTGCGGCGCGCGGGTTTCACGCTCGACCCGCTGCCGTTGACTCCGGCCGAGCTGCATGAGGCGCTCGACGCGGAGGCCGGACCCGCGGCGTCTCCTGCGACCCTTCGACGAGCTCAGGGACCACAAGCCATCGCTGAGCCGCGAGCGGTCGCTCAGCGGCAACCGGTCGCTCAGCTACAAGCCGCCGCTGAGCCGCAACCGGTCGCTGCGCCTGTCGAAGCGTCCGTACCCACGAACACCGAAACGCCGCTCGCCGCGCTGATCGAGGTGCGCGATCTCACCCTCCGGCGCGGTCGCACCACCGTGCTCCATGACGTCGAGCTCACCGTCCGGCAGGGGGAGTTCGCCGCGGTCGTCGGCGCGAACGGGGCCGGCAAGACGACTCTTGTCCAGGCGATCGCAGGGGTCATCCCCCCGCCGCGCGGAACGGTGCGCATCGGCGACCTCGATGTGTCACGCGCGGATTCGCGCACGCTGTCGTCGCGGATCGGTTTCGTGTTCCAGAATCCCGAGCACCAGTTCATCGCGCACACGGTCTTCGACGAGGTGGCGCACGGGCTCCGCCTGCAGCACCTCGCCGAGGATGAGGTGCGCGAGCGCACCGTGGCGCTTCTCGACCGGTTCGGCATCGCCGACAAGGCGAGTTCGCACCCGTTCCTGCTGTCGGGCGGCCAGAAGCGCCGGCTTTCGGTCGGCACGGCACTCGTGACCGGTGCGCCTGTGCTGGTCCTGGACGAGCCGACGTTCGGGCAGGATCGCGCGCGCGCCGACGAGCTGCTCGCGCTCCTGCGCGAGCTCAACGACGAGGGCACGACCATCCTCGTGGTGACGCACGACATGCAGCTCGTCGCGGAGTACGCCGCCCGCACGATCGTGATGGCGGACGGGCGCGTCGTCCGCGCCGGCGCGACCGCCGACGTCTTCGCCGACGACGAGCTCATCGAGGGGGCCGGTCTTCGGCCGCCGCCCCTTCGACGCGCCCTCAGAGGGCTGCACCGTCATCCCGAACTCGCCCGCATCGCACGGCTCGCCGACCTGCCCGTCGCATCACCAGGAGGCTCGCCATGA
- a CDS encoding ECF transporter S component: protein MVQRSRLSTSTLLTCAAIGVAAGVVQAGAGALSGPVSAGLPIVYGLVLGVHVLPGVVAQDLLRKPWVALITHLIAALVASAVVPLWIGRYIGTALLIGGLQEGIAALGRYRRWEPWRFFLSAVIVGVVVAVPIWFATDATRFPLWAQIVYIALFIIGPVLWTAAGLAIAAALRRAGVPRQGRG, encoded by the coding sequence GTGGTCCAGCGATCCCGACTCTCGACGAGCACGCTGCTCACGTGCGCCGCGATCGGGGTGGCTGCGGGAGTGGTCCAGGCGGGTGCCGGTGCGCTGAGCGGCCCGGTGTCAGCCGGTCTGCCGATCGTCTACGGTCTCGTCCTCGGCGTCCACGTCCTGCCCGGAGTCGTCGCGCAGGACCTGCTGCGCAAACCGTGGGTCGCCCTCATCACGCACCTCATCGCCGCGCTCGTCGCGAGCGCCGTAGTGCCGCTGTGGATAGGCCGCTACATCGGCACCGCACTGCTGATCGGCGGGCTGCAGGAGGGCATCGCCGCCCTCGGGCGGTACCGCCGGTGGGAGCCGTGGCGCTTCTTCCTCTCGGCCGTCATCGTCGGCGTCGTCGTCGCGGTGCCGATCTGGTTCGCCACCGACGCGACGCGCTTCCCCCTCTGGGCGCAGATCGTCTACATCGCTCTCTTCATCATCGGACCGGTGCTCTGGACTGCGGCGGGGCTCGCGATCGCTGCCGCGCTGCGACGTGCCGGCGTGCCTCGGCAGGGGCGTGGCTGA
- a CDS encoding pirin family protein — protein sequence MTRLDTDDAVATEASSECDGPKALLLETREVPLGGVRAMAVRRALPQRDLPLVGAWCFLDRFGPQVTRMRVEPHPHIGLQTVAWPFVGEVRHRDTIGSDVVVRRGALNLMTSGAGIAHSEYSVGEDAVPLDALQLWVALPEGRRHGAPAFERHEDLPVIPLEAVDGADGNATVVLGSFGGAESPATAYTPIVGAELRIPAGSRVRVRLDEAWEHALVGVDGDVTVMTAAETFVSLDAEHLLYLGVRRDSVEVASTMGATLFLLGGEPFEDDIVMWWNFVGRSHEEIVQAREDWEAASARFGHVVDHGDERIPAPPLPAVRLTRRRRRV from the coding sequence ATGACCAGACTCGACACCGACGACGCCGTCGCCACGGAGGCCTCGTCCGAGTGCGACGGCCCGAAGGCCCTGCTGCTCGAGACCCGCGAGGTGCCGCTCGGCGGCGTTCGGGCGATGGCGGTGAGGCGCGCCCTTCCGCAGCGCGACCTGCCGCTGGTGGGTGCCTGGTGCTTCCTCGACCGGTTCGGGCCGCAAGTCACCCGGATGCGGGTCGAGCCGCACCCGCACATCGGCCTGCAGACGGTGGCGTGGCCGTTCGTCGGGGAGGTCCGCCACCGAGACACGATCGGCAGCGATGTGGTCGTCCGCCGCGGTGCTCTCAACCTCATGACGAGCGGCGCCGGCATCGCCCACTCGGAGTACTCGGTGGGGGAGGACGCCGTTCCCCTCGACGCGCTGCAGCTGTGGGTCGCCCTTCCCGAGGGCCGACGCCACGGTGCGCCGGCGTTCGAGCGGCACGAGGATCTGCCGGTCATCCCACTCGAGGCCGTCGACGGCGCGGACGGCAACGCGACCGTGGTGCTGGGCTCGTTCGGGGGCGCCGAGTCGCCTGCCACCGCTTACACGCCGATCGTCGGGGCCGAGCTTCGCATCCCGGCAGGCTCCCGCGTGCGCGTGCGGCTCGACGAGGCGTGGGAGCACGCTCTCGTCGGAGTGGATGGCGACGTCACGGTGATGACGGCCGCCGAGACGTTCGTCTCGCTCGACGCCGAGCACTTGCTGTACCTCGGGGTGCGACGCGATTCCGTGGAGGTCGCGAGCACGATGGGCGCGACCCTGTTCCTCCTCGGCGGGGAGCCGTTCGAGGACGACATCGTGATGTGGTGGAACTTCGTCGGCCGATCGCACGAAGAGATCGTGCAGGCCCGTGAGGACTGGGAGGCGGCATCCGCTCGCTTCGGTCACGTCGTCGACCACGGCGATGAGCGCATCCCGGCGCCGCCCCTTCCGGCCGTGCGTCTGACGCGTCGCCGGCGGCGGGTGTGA
- a CDS encoding GNAT family N-acetyltransferase has translation MTDSAEDPSVTRNDGAGRYEIHVDGVLAGYTVFRADTRGRLIFPHTEVDPAFRGRGIAQQLVAGAMADVASRGETVIPHCPVVSAYLRKNDVPGLDVIWPTHPHPE, from the coding sequence ATGACAGACTCCGCCGAAGACCCGTCCGTCACCCGCAATGACGGTGCCGGCCGCTACGAGATCCACGTCGATGGCGTGCTCGCGGGCTACACGGTGTTCCGGGCCGATACGCGCGGCCGCCTGATCTTTCCGCACACGGAGGTGGACCCGGCGTTCCGGGGCCGTGGGATCGCCCAGCAGCTGGTCGCGGGCGCGATGGCGGATGTCGCGAGCCGCGGCGAGACCGTCATCCCGCACTGCCCGGTCGTGTCGGCCTACCTCCGCAAGAACGACGTGCCCGGCCTCGACGTGATCTGGCCCACGCACCCGCACCCTGAATGA
- a CDS encoding DEAD/DEAH box helicase, translated as MPSPLLEHVPAGADADAVYEGFVEWAAERGFRLYPAQDEAIIEIVSGSNVILSTPTGTGKSLVAVAAHVACLARGGRTYYTAPIKALVSEKFFALVDIFGAENVGMVTGDSSVNAGAPIVCCTAEILANVALRQGADVDVDQVVMDEFHYYGDPDRGWAWQVPLLLLSRAQFVLMSATLGDVTAIADDLSRRTGRPTARITGVDRPVPLHFSYARTPVHETVEELLETGQAPVYIVHFSQAAAMERAQALSSVRIVSREQRDAIAEAIGGFRFTTAFGRMLSRYVRAGIGVHHAGMLPRYRRLVETLAQRGLLRVICGTDTLGVGINVPIRTVLVTALAKYDGQRMRQLSAREFHQIAGRAGRAGFDTAGTVVVMAPEHDIENASAVAKAGDDPKKLRKIVRKKAPQGFVNWGEASFERLVAAEPEPLTPQLQLTAAMLINVIARGGDVFANVRSLVFDNHEPRARQYELARRALGIFRTLVAAQVVEQAEGGGIRLTVELQPNFALNQPLSPFALAAIGLLDPSDERSHAAPLPEFAGGDEVRSDVADLSESRAHLRTPSVAPGSAGTGHYALDVVSVIEATLDDPRPVLSQQQFLARGEAVAAMKRDGLDYDERMEALEAITYPKPLEELLVQSFEVFASSQPWVRDFELSPKSVVRDMFERALSFGELISVYQLARSEGLVLRYLSDAYRAIRQTVPAEAQTSDLLDLVAWLGELVRQVDSSLVDEWEALVNPASDPDAPVVPPAPPSVLTNRRAFLVLLRNELFRRVRLAALQKDDELAALDPDVDWPAALDKYFDEHDEILTGGPARSPRLVEIDETDAAATGVWRVEQTIDDPDGNHDWRIRGEVDLAASEELGTAVLRVTEVLRL; from the coding sequence ATGCCCTCTCCTCTTCTCGAACACGTTCCCGCGGGCGCGGACGCGGATGCCGTCTACGAGGGCTTCGTCGAGTGGGCGGCCGAGCGGGGCTTCAGGCTCTATCCGGCGCAGGATGAGGCGATCATCGAGATCGTGTCGGGATCGAACGTGATCCTCTCGACGCCCACGGGCACCGGAAAGTCGCTGGTCGCCGTGGCCGCACACGTCGCCTGCCTGGCGCGAGGTGGGCGGACGTATTACACGGCGCCCATCAAGGCGCTTGTCAGCGAGAAGTTCTTCGCGCTCGTCGACATCTTCGGTGCCGAGAACGTGGGCATGGTGACGGGGGACTCGTCGGTCAACGCCGGTGCTCCGATCGTGTGCTGCACGGCGGAGATCCTCGCGAACGTCGCACTGCGACAGGGCGCCGACGTGGATGTCGACCAGGTCGTGATGGACGAGTTCCACTACTACGGCGATCCGGACCGCGGCTGGGCGTGGCAGGTGCCGCTGCTGCTGCTGTCGCGCGCGCAGTTCGTGCTGATGTCGGCGACGCTCGGCGATGTCACCGCGATCGCCGACGACCTCTCGCGTCGCACCGGTCGTCCCACCGCGCGCATCACGGGTGTCGACCGGCCGGTGCCGCTGCACTTCTCGTATGCGCGCACTCCCGTGCACGAGACCGTCGAAGAGCTGCTCGAGACCGGCCAGGCCCCCGTCTACATCGTCCACTTCTCGCAGGCGGCCGCCATGGAGCGGGCACAGGCCCTGTCGAGTGTGCGGATCGTCAGCCGCGAACAGCGCGACGCGATCGCCGAGGCGATCGGCGGGTTCCGCTTCACCACCGCGTTCGGGCGGATGCTGTCGCGCTACGTCCGCGCCGGCATCGGCGTGCACCACGCGGGCATGCTGCCGCGCTACCGGCGGCTCGTCGAGACACTCGCCCAGCGGGGACTCCTGCGAGTGATCTGCGGGACCGACACGCTGGGCGTCGGCATCAACGTGCCGATCCGGACGGTGCTGGTCACGGCGCTCGCGAAATACGACGGGCAGCGGATGCGGCAGCTCAGCGCGCGAGAGTTCCACCAGATCGCGGGACGGGCGGGACGGGCGGGATTCGACACCGCGGGAACCGTGGTCGTGATGGCCCCCGAGCACGACATCGAGAACGCGTCCGCGGTCGCCAAGGCCGGCGACGACCCGAAGAAGCTCCGCAAGATCGTGCGCAAGAAGGCGCCGCAGGGGTTCGTGAACTGGGGAGAGGCCTCGTTCGAGCGCCTGGTTGCGGCCGAGCCCGAGCCGCTCACGCCGCAGCTGCAGCTGACGGCCGCGATGCTCATCAACGTCATCGCGCGCGGCGGCGACGTGTTCGCGAACGTGCGGTCGCTCGTGTTCGACAACCACGAGCCCCGGGCGCGGCAGTACGAATTGGCGCGTCGCGCGCTCGGGATCTTCCGCACGCTCGTCGCCGCACAGGTGGTCGAGCAGGCCGAGGGCGGCGGCATCCGTCTCACCGTCGAGCTGCAGCCGAACTTCGCACTCAACCAGCCGCTGTCGCCGTTCGCGCTCGCGGCCATCGGGCTGCTTGATCCGTCCGATGAACGTTCACACGCGGCGCCGCTCCCAGAGTTCGCCGGAGGCGACGAAGTCCGCAGCGACGTCGCCGATCTCTCCGAATCCCGCGCACATCTGCGAACTCCGAGTGTCGCGCCGGGCAGCGCCGGCACCGGCCATTACGCCCTGGATGTCGTCAGCGTCATCGAGGCGACGCTCGACGACCCGCGGCCGGTGCTGTCGCAGCAGCAGTTCCTCGCTCGCGGCGAGGCGGTCGCGGCGATGAAGCGCGACGGCCTCGACTACGACGAGCGGATGGAGGCGCTCGAAGCGATCACGTATCCCAAGCCGCTCGAGGAGCTGCTCGTGCAGTCCTTCGAGGTCTTCGCATCCAGCCAGCCGTGGGTGCGCGACTTCGAGCTGTCGCCGAAGTCGGTGGTCCGCGACATGTTCGAGCGTGCGCTGTCTTTCGGCGAGCTGATCTCGGTCTATCAGCTCGCCCGCAGCGAGGGACTGGTGCTGCGATATCTCAGCGACGCGTACCGGGCGATCCGGCAGACCGTGCCTGCCGAGGCGCAGACCTCCGACCTGCTCGATCTCGTCGCATGGCTCGGCGAGCTGGTGCGTCAGGTCGACTCGAGCCTCGTCGACGAGTGGGAGGCGCTCGTCAACCCGGCGAGCGACCCTGACGCGCCGGTCGTGCCGCCGGCCCCGCCGTCCGTGCTGACGAACCGGCGGGCGTTCCTCGTGCTGCTGCGCAACGAGCTGTTCCGGCGCGTGCGGCTCGCCGCTCTGCAGAAGGACGACGAGCTCGCCGCCCTCGACCCTGACGTCGATTGGCCGGCGGCGCTCGACAAGTACTTCGACGAGCACGATGAGATCCTTACGGGCGGTCCGGCGCGATCGCCGCGCCTCGTCGAGATCGATGAGACGGATGCCGCCGCCACAGGTGTTTGGCGCGTCGAGCAGACCATCGACGATCCGGACGGCAACCACGACTGGCGGATCCGTGGCGAGGTCGATCTCGCTGCGTCGGAGGAGCTCGGCACCGCCGTCCTTCGCGTCACCGAGGTGCTGCGGCTGTAG